Within the Rosa rugosa chromosome 2, drRosRugo1.1, whole genome shotgun sequence genome, the region ACCAGAAATAAAACATACCCAGAAGATGCAGAAACTTATTATATTCATGATAAATAACATAAACAATCATGTTTGCGAATAAAATTTGTTCAATCAGAATGATCCTACTCAGACATTGTAATTACTAACAGGCTTGGACTCCTACTCACCTTACTGGTTGATACATGAAAAACAGAACAAAAACAGAAAGCCATCATAGTAACAGAAGCTGATTGTTGAACATAACTCGTTTCTTGAGAGGCAATGCACAAAAAGAGACAATGAGCTTCATATTCATTTGATGATGATTGTTCTAAGACACATAATGTGAGAAAATTCTATAGACCATTTTCATGGAAACAACTCACATTGTTGACAAGAAAAGCTTAGATACAGCCGTTGTAACTTGTATATACAACTAGTTTATCAGATTCATGGGTCTTGTGCTAGTCATATAATGCATTGTGCACTAGGTATGATGAATAGAATTCAGATAGTTGCCTTATCAAAGTTGAAGTTTATCAATGGTGTCCCGGTTCTGCATAATGTGACGGCTTGATCAGGGATTATAACACTTTCGACAGTTCCCCTAGTGCATGAAGGATAAGGTAAAACTATTTGCATCACATTTGTGGATTATATTGTGAATCACATCTCTAGTAGAAGTGAAACTTATCTGTACATCTATAACAGGATGTTCCCATTATATAGGATTCAGTCGGCATAGTTTCATCATATCTTATAATGTAGACATAGCTTAATTGAATAAAAGGGCGGGTAGTTTTGGCAGAGGGACTGTTAAACAAATTTACGTGTTAAACTCACTGGAGCTATTTAGAGTCAGTCAAACAATAATCAAACCCTTATCAACAAACATTTAAAGATAAACTGGTAGTATGAGgccaatttgaaatttgaatgtttaaaTCATGGGCTTGGAAATACCTGCAACTTAAACTACAACTCAACAGATGATCCTTGTGCTATTCAGGCAAAACAACACTTTTCATTGAATAGGTATCACTAACCTTTAATCAACCATAATTTTATCGACCTGGAGTCTGTCTGTCATTTCACCATTCACAAGTTTCCTAAGACCAATCTTTAGCTCTTGAATTCCTTCCCCCAAAATAGCACAGACAGGGAATATAGGAACATCTTGCACCCTTCTTTTCAGTTCTTCATGCACGCCTTCAGTCCCTTCCTCATCTATTTTATTTGCCACTATGAGTGATGGTCGATCAGATAAACCCACTTGATGGTACTCAAGCTCTAAGACCAAATCTCTAAGCTGTTCCCAAGGTGGGGTTCCTTTTCGACCATCCAATCCAGCAGCCAAGTCCACCACATAAGCTATAACCTTTGTGCGTTCTATATGGCGAAGGAATGCATGTCCAAGTCCACGATTCTCATGGGCACCCTTTATGAGTCCAGGAACATCAGCAACTGTGAGTGAAAAGTCATCAAAGTTTAGGTTCCCCAAATTGGGTCTAAGAGTGGTGAAGGCGTAATGGCCCACTGCAGGCTTAGCCCTAGATATAGCCCCTAATAGAGTACTTTTACCAGCATTCGGCATTCCCACTAGGCTCACATCAGCAATGCTCTTTAGCTCTAATATGAGAACAGCTTCAGAACCAGGCAAACCAGCACCGAGGGTCAACTGATCATCATCAGATACTTGAGCATCTAACGAATCAGTTTTGAACTTCCTTGGGACTTTGAGAGACACGCTACCTAGACCACCTTCCGCTCCACGAGCAATAACTAGTCGTTGACCTCTTACTGTTAACTCAGCAACGTTGTATTGAAtttgttcttcttcctctgtcTCGTCTTCTGTGCAAATCTCAGACAAAGAAGGTGGAGATTGAGTAGGAACCTCAGTGGATTCAACTTGGGAGATTTCCTTCATGAGAACTGATTCCTCAACAATTCTTTCAGGTCGAGATGATGAGCTACCCCCAGTATCCACTGCCATATTTGGACCACTAGGGGCAGATTGCTGGTCAGAGCGAGTTACATCATCAATAGGAGTACCTGGAAGCTCCCATGGATCCAAATCTTTAGAAACATGGCTATCAGCAACAAAAGGAATTTCACCCTTCATAAGATGAATCACTGTACCAATGGGCACTTGGGAAACCTACCAACATAAAAAAGATATTTCATTATAAACTTCTACTTTCTAATTTCAATAGGTGGGATATGACACAATTTTTTAACATAATGAGGGCTACTAAAAAGATATAACCTTATCCGCTCCTCGGGTGCCAATTTTATTCTTCGAGGATCCATGTCCCCCTCTCTGTGCTATCTGCAGAACAACACAACTGAAACTTAATTTTGTCAATCGAGGACAATAAATCTATAGATTGTCCATAAACATGGAAAATAGAAGATATCCGTACAAGGTGAGGTTGCAAACCACTGAAGTCCCAAACTGTTGGAGAACATTCCAAAATCACATCACCACCTCTTCCACCATTCCCACCTGCATTGCTCCAGGGTTAGATGCAGAAGTGATACAGAACAGCAAGTTTCACATTTctaaaagaaaacatagaacTCTTGAAATAGCTTGaactaaaataaaatacaagATGCTGCTCATTCAAAAAATGATTATAGAGAACCCACCATCAGGTATGCCATGGCGGTCATGGCGACTACGGCGAGAGCTGGAGCAACCACTGCCACCACCGCCCCCTTTAGCATATAGCCTAAACCTGTCTATCATTTTCCTTTCCTAAAAAGTTAAAAGGTCCCAAAATTACAAACATACAATGCTTTAGATAAAGATACtcaaatcaagaaaaatgataaCAGTAAGGATTAATAAGAGGGCAAATGTAGCAACCTGTAGAGGGGCAAGCTTCGACTTCTTGTGAGGAGTATCTGAGTAGGAAGACGATATCGAAAAAATCCATGGAGACTTAAAAGACTGACTCAAGGCCCTTATCTGCCTAAATGGTTTAGCACGCTGCACCCACATCTGTCTTTGTTGTTTTATCCCTCAAACTCTTCTTAAGCTATTCCCTAGTATATCATGCATTCACTAGATTTGGATTGCCTATCAAAACAGACAAATGAACATTCAACAGATGTGTTAaagaattctctctctctctctctctctctctctctctatgttcAAAACTGCATCAGTAGAATTTGCATTATCAGAATACTTTTAAGGCATTAATGCCATCAAAGTCACCTCAATCATCACTAACCTTCAAAAGTATCATGCTTTCTAGTTGAAGAAGTTAACTGAAGGATACCCTTTTGTGTAAATTACCTTGCAGTACTATGGTATCAGTGTGAATCAAACATCTTGCTACTAAAAACTAATGAAAGCAAGAAACTTTACAAAAACTGAGAGAACAAAGTCGTACAGATTATCAATAGTGCATGCCCATTTCAACAAGCGTCTGAACCAGTTTATGCTAAAACCCTTAAACCCTACTTCTAACAGAACCCAAAAGATGCCATTGCATACAGCAATAATAATCAAAGAAGACCAACGGAAAGAAATAGAGGAGAGAAAAGTCACCTGCTTTTGCGTCGCTGTGAGATTAGAGAGTAGGTAGGACTGAGGCTTGCTACAATttgcgtgagagagagagagagagagagagaggtgaaatGAGGGAGAGTCTGAAATTGCAAGCAAGGCTGGGACCTGGGAAATGAGAATGAGCAAAGCCGCAACGAGAATGAGAACACTACAACCGCCGTGGCTTTGTGGGTTAGAATAGAATGATCACAATGGGCTGTTATTGCATGGGATGAAATAACACATTCAAAGGCCCAATTATAATACCCGAAAGGACCGTCTGTTTGTGATTTGTTTAAGAGTTCATGAAAACGGGACATTAACGTTTTGATACATCAAGTAGAGCAATTCGATATTAGAGGTAGAgtgagcaactccaacagcttccccatattttagtttttctctattttagggaaaaatgagcctcttttgctccaacagattccctataactttctccattttagggaaagtgaggagagagaaaacaaaattccctaaatttacagcaatctctaaaattttaaggaagaatttggagattttagagattgctgtaaactagggaatctgttggagttgaagaagaaaaattgcttaaagttttgacttttgcttccctataatacaaaaattatagagaagctgttggagttgctctaactcTATCTGAGATCAGGCTAAAAGCTTGTCTACTTCTATAAAGAGTTGGTCTATAATAATGTATTGATACGTTAATGTACCAGAGAACTTTATTTTGCTTTAAAGCGGTttcaatatatcaaaatttgGGTAAAGAAAGCTAAAATAGTTTTTTAAGTTAtaaaaccttcttcttctttttttgtgctTTTACAAAAATTCTTAAATTTTTTATGAAAAACTTTGCGCTTCTAAGAAAACCACTTTCAATGAAAGCACTACGTAACAAAAGCACTTCTATGATGGAGtattcagtgcaccgacgtACACTTATACCAACAAGAATGGACAATTGAATAACATcaagtatatttttttgttattaaaagaaatatatattaaaaatcaTCGGCTGATATCTATTGGTACAGACAGTGCATAGAAAAATATTTCCACTCTTATACAAACAATATGAATCAGACTCTTTTACCGTTTCATATCATCATGGAAATTGTTTGGGATCCCAAATTAGGGTCCAAATAAAATTACATCTACCGGATCAATAACTGTAAGGACAGTACATAAATGACTACTCTTTCATCAAATGTTCGTACTCAGCTTCAAACCTACTCGTACATCTTCAGCATCTAATTTGAAGGCAGTGATGGCATTCAGATGCAAAGAGCAGGACTTTTTCCgttcaacaaaaacaaaacatagGAAACTGCAAAACTTTGGAGGTACATATATTAACAAACTATAAACAAAACTATTATGTACAAGGACTGCTACATCTAATAGTTCATCTAACATCAACTACAGATAACTTCATCTAATAGTTCTTCAAagatcaaatcctcaagttcgAGTGCCACACACTCAGTTTCCCATTGAAGGTTCATCCAAGTATCGGCCTTCGCCAAATCTCGAGCCAAGATATCATCCAATGACTGGACCAGCTCTGGCCTGAAGCTCATATGTGAGCTAATCCTTGTCCACACATCTTCAAGAAGATGCTGCCCTTTCGGCATTGGACGGTGTTTGGAGCCACTGAAGGACAAGGCCTTTGGGAAGTAGGTGTATGATCTCTCATGGATATCAAGGAGTGTCTCATTCACTAAATCAAAAAGAAGCTGGTGATCCCAATTTTCAGTAAAATCGAGTTGATGCTGAAATCGAGCCTCCAATTCCTTGAACACTGAAGGATCCAAAGGCTGGTCCATGGAGTACCATGTTCCAAGGTATTCATTTCCCATGAAACCTGACAGCTCAAGAACATCTCTAACATAGTTGAGTTCAGGATCATCCATTTTGTCTACAAATTGTGAGGAGTGATGGTCCACATTCGTCTGTTCGATTTCAGTTTGCTCACACTTTGCACTGCTGCAGAGTTCTGTAAACAATCATGAGAGAAATTCAGTTATTTAACATATTGAATGGtcaaaaactaaagaaaatacttgagacATGTAAAAATAAATGTGCAGTGACAATAGGCATGTATGAACAGTATTACCTTCTGAGATTGACAACTCTGAAGAATAAGATTCAAAAGTACAACTTCCACTTGGTTGTGCTTTCTCTCCTTCAGGACTCATCGTAAAACCAATGTCTCGTTGCTCATGAGTtcggctttcttcttcttcctcttcttctggcTCAACTACATACTCATGAGTtcggctttcttcttcttcttctggctcAACTACATACTCATGAAGGTCCTCTCTGTCACTTTGTTCTTCTATGCTATTCTGGAACTCTGTCTCTAAAATAGCTTCTAGTCCTTCAGACTTACCTGTATCTACATTAAGGCTCACCGACTTGGGACCAATATGACTATCATTTTCCTTACTTGTCTTGTGGTCCACTACATTTTTAACCGGAATCCCTAAGCGAAAAGCATCTCTAGGTGGCCCATTTAGAAAGGAACACAAAGAGTCAAGGTCAGGTAGTGACAGATTTCTTCTGATGGATTTCTGAGCATTCCCAGTTGAAGTAACTTTTTCTTCACTTCTTAACTTTAAACTCATGGAGTGATGCAACTTGGCCTCACTTCTGCAACTACTCTCAAACAACTGACTATATCTATCGAGTGACTCATCTAGAGAGGAGGTTCTACTTACACGGCGTTTTCGCTTTCCAAGAGTATCATCCAAACCATCAATCTTGCTTCTCTCTTCACCAGTGATCATCTCTGGTGTTTCACACATTTCTTTACCATCACATCCAGAAGGGTCTTCAGGGATGAGTGTTTCAGTGGAAGTGGGAGTGGGAGTATTTCCCTTCTTGCTCTCCTGCGGTGCATGCATTAGCTTCTGCTTTATATCTTTAAAACGACTCATGACCAATTGATTCCACCCTTGATATCTAAATCCCTCAGGCAGGTCCTCTTGAGATTCGGATGTCACTAATTTTGGTGCCCGAGTACTAGCAAGAAGTTTTTCTCCCATTGGGACGGACCAGATTTCATTCTGCTTGTGTTTTAATGTGCTAGGTATAACACTTCTAGCTCTAGACGAATCAGCTACAggaaatgaacttgattttgttAATCTTACTTTGGTATTGGACTTGTGCAGGCCCGGAAACTGGTTTCTGTTAACATCTGGATCTTGAAGGAATTTTAAGAAAAATTCCTTGTTTGCCTTAATTAGCTCCAAAAGATCAACATGATCATAAAACTGGTCGTGGGAAATGTCTTTTTTCAGCTGATTACTTGTTATTGGCTTCTCGCTTGGTGGGGACTCCATGACTTCTTCTGCAGAAATTGCCTGTTCCAGGGTACAGTTTTCATTAAATGCAACTAACTCATAAGGCGCCTTCGAAAAATCATCTGAAGGCTTTACATCATGCATTTCACTAGTTCTCCACAACCATAATTGCCCAGAGAAGCTTACAATCCATCTTTTGTGGCTTTCTTCTTTACATACCTGTTTAGCTTTTGATGCCTTTAGTTGAGATTTCTTAGACTTTTTCTTTGCAGAGCTCGTTTCTTTACCATTCTGTTTGACCTAACATAAATTACATTTAGTTACTGTCACTTTATGTTTCACTGCATAATAACCACAACTCCATGCAACATGTCACATCACAACTTAAATTTCTAAATTCTGTGATAAATCAAAGAGTAACATGAAGTCACATACCAGCAAGGGTTCAGCTTCAGCACCCAACTCTTTCATTTCACCATTGTCGCGGTTTTTCAAAGTTGCTTTTCGACTTCCACTACCTACAAGAATAAATGATCTCTCTAAGCTTATAAAATCAAATCATATGTATCATAAAATGGAAAATTTTCTCAGAACTCCTAGTGACAATACCTTTTCTTTTCGTTACTTACGAATACATTATCAAATGCTATACAATTAATATACTGAGTTCTAGACAGCTATCTGAATAGAAGCAATTTTTTGTGTCTGAAGCATATATAGTGGTTTTCAGTAGCTCGTTCTATCTGGTCTAAAACACTGACTACATAGATGGGATAATGGAACACCCTATGAACCGTTTTAGAAGCAAAAAAATCTGCCAGAGTAGCACCAATTAAGACATAACTGTTTTCTAAATAAGTAATATTGATAAAAGATTTGGACTGGGAATAGCCTACCTCTGATTCTTCCTCTGCTGTGCTTTCGGCCTGGAAGCATCTTCTTGACACTATGCCAACGATGGTAATCAAGGATATGCATCAGGCTCCACATGCAGCCTTGATGACTGCTCGGAAATCCCGTGTCCTGGCGCTGCAATTGCTTTCTCATTTTTTAACACAAGGGAAAGTTTATAGTCTTGAAATGTTTGGGATcgacccaattaagtatttaatcTCCACCACCCTGAAACAACATAAAAGAGAGAACAACCATGTAAGCTACACACATAAAAGCTAAGAGCTTGGACAAGTAATTCACATAAATTTTCCAGCCCTCAAAGACCTTGGAGAACTTATATCAAACATTTAGTAGGCAAGTTGCAAAGCAGGATTTCTAAACGATGATCATGATATTCTCAATTCAAAATCGAATGGCAGGAGCAAACACCCAATTCCAATTCTCatataaaaaattcaaaaagctTGCAACTTTACCGAAGTTCATCAAACCCAAAAACGTTGAGGTCCGAAAAACTCAAACCCAAAACAGAACATAAGAAATGAGATTTACATAGAAACGAAAGAGACAGCGTTATGCTTAAGAATCAAGCTGACAAAAACAAGGTTACACCCGTACGTCTAATTAGTAATTAATGTTGGAAAAAGCAACGTTAATTTCCATTAATTATGGGAACCAAAGCAACCAAAAAGTAACAGAAGCAGAGCTATGAACCTTGAGAAAAGCTTGGAGACTCTGTTCAGTTAGAAGCATGCAACAGTTTCAGGCTCTAGGAAAGGTGCGAAAATGGTTGAATTTGTAAACGGTATGTATTTAATATAGCTGAAGAGATATTGTGTTGTTTAGTGTATCGTATACGGAAAGTAAAGCAAAGATGTAGGGAAGAAGGTAGTCTGGTCTTCCATAGTAGCAGAGAAAAAGGAGCACATTACCCGCCAAGAATTTGTTAGGAACTTTAGAATGGTCCACTCACTCACATTCTGACCCAGCCTTCTTGGTCCAAGCCACAAGCCTACCATGGAAGCCAAGTCGACCATGTATTAATTTGATTAAGAGGTTTGGCTCCACTTGGTCTAAAATATCAACCATGTCATTAGCAAGATTAGTTGAATACATATATTGGTGATTAGATCGATAGAGATCAGGTGATGTCAACAGTGCACTGGTTTGGAAGGCATTAGTTAAGTTTTGGTACAACAGTTTAGCAATTTGGTTGGAGATGTGTATGATATTAATGGTTGATGTAGTTGCACGTTGTTAAAATGTTAGTCAACTGATGTTTTGTGCGGATTAATAAGTAATATAGTCAAACGATGATAATATTGGTTGGGAGTGGTTAAGCTCCGTAcggaatcaaaaaaatttctCACGACATTAACAATTtatataccttttttttttttttttttttttgaatcggtAATTAGGGATTTCAATAGCAAAGGCCAAAACAGCACAGATACATATCATCCAATCATCCATTACCATATATGGTTAGTAAGACGAGCgatatgctagcaccactcacTAATACAAATCAATGCTCACTTATTtcaagtgagcctataaactacacaaaagcatagtaaataggctaagtcacaaaacaaaaacaacaacttaaattttctccttgcccttctcATTTCTCACTAGGACTAGGAGGCTTGGTAAGGTACTCAAAACAGGTCACTTGTGCTGCAGCAACTTTCTTAGACTTTGAgggatttttatttttcgaaCCTAAACCTTGTTTTAGTCGGTTTAACTTGACAAGCAAAATTGAAGAGGGATGCTAGACAAGAGCTACTATATACATCCAAAAGGATTTAGACCTCTAGTATCTCAAAAGTGTTATTTTGGTTAATAATACTCTAAATTTCCCTTATGAAGCAAGTGAAAATCTAAAATTTAGGTGAATTAGCTCACCTACATTTTTTCCCTAGCTCCATGCAAACAAATTAAGACTatgaaaattctacaaaattaTGTGCTACTTCGAAATAAATTGTACTCTAGGTTTTTTTACCGTAAAATCTAGTAAAATAATAGTTGTAGTGCAAGTAATTATGAAATATATAATGCTTCAAAGAACATAGCATTCCTAATGTCTACAAAATAAGCACAAAAAAGGTACTTAGAATGATATAAAGGGCAAACAATCTCAAAAGACATCTCTATCTCTgcctaaaaagaaagaaaagagagaattaGATCAAAGCCTACAtgattgaaacttgaaagcctTGACAAGTAAAGTGTTTACATGGACTAATGAACAATTAAAGTTACATGTGTTTGGACTCATTCAAACCCAGTCCAGGTCCACATACTCCAAATTGTCATTGAATATTTCAAATATGGCATATAGGCTGGAAAGGGACATTGAGCAGCTAGTCAGCAGGGTCTTGCATCACTGGGAATAATCATATGAACTTCTAGATAATTATCACACATAATCTAACATCTTGAAGAATATTCAAACAGAAATAGTAAAAAGTGACACATACAGCAAGTCAGAAATTTTGTTGGTGTTCTAGAGATTATGAAATTTGACTTGGAATAGATATATGGAGCTTGAATTCAATGCATGAAACTGTGGGAGAGGAACTGAATTAGGTCAAACAGAGATATTGATGCTGACCTTATTCTTGAGTCTTGAGTGTGATGCTATGTATGCATAGGATTACGTAGTGAAAATTGGGCAGACACCCAAAACCCTGAGAAAGCCTACAAGTGCTCTAGCCCAATTCTTATTCTCCTTGTTATGTAGATTGAGAATCAACCAATTTTATAATTAGGTTTCTTTTGGGGAATTAATAGTTTTTTCTTTGGGCAGGGTTTCCACAATTCCACTGGGATTTTTAATTGTATGGCAAAAGCCATTATGTCCCTTCTTATCCTATGCACTCTTAAAAAGCCAATTAAAATATGACCAAGGATGGTGAGCATTAAAACAATTGTAGATTGCTAGGTATTTCTTTTCCAGTAAGATGAAGAAGTTGGCATATGAAATCGCTTTTGTTtgatttataatttttgttttattgttgtTGAGAAAAAATGTTGTCTATTTTGTTTTCTATGCACTCACCACAAAAAACACCTTTTATcatttgttttgatttctttgaAGTATtttaacgattttttttttttgttttttttgaaaactcGACCAA harbors:
- the LOC133732183 gene encoding probable GTP-binding protein OBGM, mitochondrial → MWVQRAKPFRQIRALSQSFKSPWIFSISSSYSDTPHKKSKLAPLQERKMIDRFRLYAKGGGGGSGCSSSRRSRHDRHGIPDGGNGGRGGDVILECSPTVWDFSGLQPHLIAQRGGHGSSKNKIGTRGADKVSQVPIGTVIHLMKGEIPFVADSHVSKDLDPWELPGTPIDDVTRSDQQSAPSGPNMAVDTGGSSSSRPERIVEESVLMKEISQVESTEVPTQSPPSLSEICTEDETEEEEQIQYNVAELTVRGQRLVIARGAEGGLGSVSLKVPRKFKTDSLDAQVSDDDQLTLGAGLPGSEAVLILELKSIADVSLVGMPNAGKSTLLGAISRAKPAVGHYAFTTLRPNLGNLNFDDFSLTVADVPGLIKGAHENRGLGHAFLRHIERTKVIAYVVDLAAGLDGRKGTPPWEQLRDLVLELEYHQVGLSDRPSLIVANKIDEEGTEGVHEELKRRVQDVPIFPVCAILGEGIQELKIGLRKLVNGEMTDRLQVDKIMVD
- the LOC133732710 gene encoding protein TRM32 isoform X3, giving the protein MRKQLQRQDTGFPSSHQGCMWSLMHILDYHRWHSVKKMLPGRKHSRGRIRGSGSRKATLKNRDNGEMKELGAEAEPLLAISAEEVMESPPSEKPITSNQLKKDISHDQFYDHVDLLELIKANKEFFLKFLQDPDVNRNQFPGLHKSNTKVRLTKSSSFPVADSSRARSVIPSTLKHKQNEIWSVPMGEKLLASTRAPKLVTSESQEDLPEGFRYQGWNQLVMSRFKDIKQKLMHAPQESKKGNTPTPTSTETLIPEDPSGCDGKEMCETPEMITGEERSKIDGLDDTLGKRKRRVSRTSSLDESLDRYSQLFESSCRSEAKLHHSMSLKLRSEEKVTSTGNAQKSIRRNLSLPDLDSLCSFLNGPPRDAFRLGIPVKNVVDHKTSKENDSHIGPKSVSLNVDTGKSEGLEAILETEFQNSIEEQSDREDLHEYVVEPEEEEESRTHEYVVEPEEEEEEESRTHEQRDIGFTMSPEGEKAQPSGSCTFESYSSELSISEELCSSAKCEQTEIEQTNVDHHSSQFVDKMDDPELNYVRDVLELSGFMGNEYLGTWYSMDQPLDPSVFKELEARFQHQLDFTENWDHQLLFDLVNETLLDIHERSYTYFPKALSFSGSKHRPMPKGQHLLEDVWTRISSHMSFRPELVQSLDDILARDLAKADTWMNLQWETECVALELEDLIFEELLDEVICS
- the LOC133732710 gene encoding protein TRM32 isoform X2, whose protein sequence is MRKQLQRQDTGFPSSHQGCMWSLMHILDYHRWHSVKKMLPGRKHSRGRIRGSGSRKATLKNRDNGEMKELGAEAEPLLNGKETSSAKKKSKKSQLKASKAKQAISAEEVMESPPSEKPITSNQLKKDISHDQFYDHVDLLELIKANKEFFLKFLQDPDVNRNQFPGLHKSNTKVRLTKSSSFPVADSSRARSVIPSTLKHKQNEIWSVPMGEKLLASTRAPKLVTSESQEDLPEGFRYQGWNQLVMSRFKDIKQKLMHAPQESKKGNTPTPTSTETLIPEDPSGCDGKEMCETPEMITGEERSKIDGLDDTLGKRKRRVSRTSSLDESLDRYSQLFESSCRSEAKLHHSMSLKLRSEEKVTSTGNAQKSIRRNLSLPDLDSLCSFLNGPPRDAFRLGIPVKNVVDHKTSKENDSHIGPKSVSLNVDTGKSEGLEAILETEFQNSIEEQSDREDLHEYVVEPEEEEESRTHEYVVEPEEEEEEESRTHEQRDIGFTMSPEGEKAQPSGSCTFESYSSELSISEELCSSAKCEQTEIEQTNVDHHSSQFVDKMDDPELNYVRDVLELSGFMGNEYLGTWYSMDQPLDPSVFKELEARFQHQLDFTENWDHQLLFDLVNETLLDIHERSYTYFPKALSFSGSKHRPMPKGQHLLEDVWTRISSHMSFRPELVQSLDDILARDLAKADTWMNLQWETECVALELEDLIFEELLDEVICS
- the LOC133732710 gene encoding protein TRM32 isoform X1, with product MRKQLQRQDTGFPSSHQGCMWSLMHILDYHRWHSVKKMLPGRKHSRGRIRGSGSRKATLKNRDNGEMKELGAEAEPLLVKQNGKETSSAKKKSKKSQLKASKAKQAISAEEVMESPPSEKPITSNQLKKDISHDQFYDHVDLLELIKANKEFFLKFLQDPDVNRNQFPGLHKSNTKVRLTKSSSFPVADSSRARSVIPSTLKHKQNEIWSVPMGEKLLASTRAPKLVTSESQEDLPEGFRYQGWNQLVMSRFKDIKQKLMHAPQESKKGNTPTPTSTETLIPEDPSGCDGKEMCETPEMITGEERSKIDGLDDTLGKRKRRVSRTSSLDESLDRYSQLFESSCRSEAKLHHSMSLKLRSEEKVTSTGNAQKSIRRNLSLPDLDSLCSFLNGPPRDAFRLGIPVKNVVDHKTSKENDSHIGPKSVSLNVDTGKSEGLEAILETEFQNSIEEQSDREDLHEYVVEPEEEEESRTHEYVVEPEEEEEEESRTHEQRDIGFTMSPEGEKAQPSGSCTFESYSSELSISEELCSSAKCEQTEIEQTNVDHHSSQFVDKMDDPELNYVRDVLELSGFMGNEYLGTWYSMDQPLDPSVFKELEARFQHQLDFTENWDHQLLFDLVNETLLDIHERSYTYFPKALSFSGSKHRPMPKGQHLLEDVWTRISSHMSFRPELVQSLDDILARDLAKADTWMNLQWETECVALELEDLIFEELLDEVICS